CCGGGCGCCCACGCGCCAGTCGACGTACAGCGTCTTGGTCAGGAAGCTCGCGGTCAGCAGACGGCCGCGGTTGTGCATCCAGCCCTCGTGGCGCAGCTGGCGCATGGCCGCGTCGACCACCGGATAGCCGGTGCGGCCCTCGCGCCACGCCTCGACCTCGTCCGGAGCGGACCGCCAACTGTCGTGCCTGGCCCGGTAGTCCACGGACGCGGCCGCCGGACGCACGGCCAGCACCTGGCGGTTGAAGTCCCGCCACGCGAGCTGCCGTACGAACGCCTCGGCGCCCGGCCCGCCCGCCCGGCGTGCCCGGTGGACCAGCTCGACGGGGGAGAGGGTGCCGAAGTGGAGATGCGGCGAGAGCCGGGAGGTCGCGTCGCCCGCCAGATCGTCGTGCCGGTCCTCGTACGCCTCGATGCCGGACCGCAGCCAGGCGGTGAGCCGCGCGCGCCCCTCCGTCTCACCGCCGGTTGCCAGCTCAGGGGACAGGCCGGACAGCCCTGCCCGCGAGGGGGGCTCCTCCGAGCCGATCCCGTCCGGCACCCGTACCGTCTGCGGCGCGGTCAGCGCGTCCCGCAGCCGCTGCCGCGACCAGTGGCCGAAGTACGGCGTGAACACCGAGAAGTGGTCCGACGAGGCCGGTGTCACCCTGCCGGGATCCACGGCCGTCGTCACCGTCTCGTGCACGTGCAGCCGTACGCCCGCGGCCTCCAGGGCGCGGCGCAGTCGCTCCTCGCGCCGCTGGGCGTACGCGCCGGCGTCGGCCGCCAGATGCACCTCGTCGGCCTCCGCCTCGGCCGCCACCTTGCACACCTCCTCCACGACGTCGCCGGAACGCACCACCAGCCGGCCACCCCGCTCACGCAGCCCCGAGTCGAGGTCACGCAGGCAGTCCGCGAGGAACGCGAGCCGGTTGGGCACGGCGAACCCGGCCGCGGCCACGGCCCGGTCACGCACGAACATCGGGACCACCTGCCGCGATCCGTCGAGCGCCGCGCGCAGCGGTGGATGGTCGTGCAGCCGCAGGTCGGAGGTGAACAGGACGACCGAGACGTTCATGGACGGACTCCGGGGAGGGGGACGGGGGGACGGCGTCGCGGCCGACCCTGGACATCACTTCCACCGGAAGGGCGCTCACGGATGCGCCCGGGGAGCATCGCCGCGCGTTCGGGTGATCGGTACGGCGACTACGCTGACCGCGTGGCCACAGTGAACGATCCCGCCCGGCAGCCGGGGGACGACGGGGGCGGCGCCGTCGGGGCGCCGACCGACCTGCACGCCTTCGCTGTGGCCCTGCGCCGGATGAACGGCGAGATCAACCGGCTGGTGCACGCCTTCGCGGGCGACCACGGACTGCACGCGACGGACGTCCAGGCGCTCGCGGCGATCCTGGACGCGGAGGCGCCCATGACGCCGAAGCGCCTGCGTGAACACCTCGGGCTGACCTCCGGCGCGGTCACCGCCTGCGTCGACCGGCTGGAGCGCGCCGGACACGTCCGCCGGGTCCGGGAGAGCGCCGACCGCCGTGTGGTCCACCTGTACTACGCGGCCGACGCGCGAGGGGCCGCTCGCACCTACTTCCGGCCCCTCGCGGCGGCGACCGAAGCCGCCCGCTCCCGGTTCACCGCCGAGGAACTGGCCGTCGTACTGCGCTTCCTCGCGGCGATGAACGAGGAACTGGGGGCGGGCGCCGACCACCCCCGCTGAAGCGGGCCACTCTCGGATTCCCCTAGGACCAGGCGCGAAGTAGCTCAATCATTGAGATTGTTTTTCGTTGAGTCATCTGCTTGGGTCATTCGTCGAGGCAACTCCGCCCGGACTCTGGAGCACCATGTCCACCACCACCCGACGCGCCCGCCGGCTCGTCCCCCTCCTGCTGATCGCCGTCTGGCTCGTCGTCGGAGGCGTCCTCGGCCCGTACGCCGGGCGTCTCGGCGAGGTCGCCACCAACGACCAGGCCGCGTTCCTGCCGCGCAGCGCCGAATCCACCGAGGTCGTCACCGCGCAACGGGCCTTCCGCCAGGACGAGACGCTGCCGGCGATCGTCGTGTTGACGGGCGACGGTCTCGCGGAGCGGCGCGCCTCGGCCGACCGGCTCCTCGCCTCCCTCGCCGACACCCCCGGGGTCACGGGACAGGTCTCGCCCGCACTCCTGTCGAAGGACGGCGACGCGCTGCGGGGAGTGGTCCCGCTCAAGCCCGACCTGGGCGACGGACTTCCCGACACCCTGGAACGGATCCGCGCCACCGCCGAGCGCCTGCCCGGCACCACCGTCCATGTCGCGGGCCCCGCCGCGAACCAGGCCGATCTGGCCGACGCCTTCGCCGGCATCGACGGCCTGCTCCTCGCCGTGGCGCTCCTCACCGTGCTGGTGATCCTGCTGCTCGTCTACCGCAGCGTGCTGCTGCCCCTGGTGATCATCCTCGGCGCGGTGTTCGCCCTGGGCCTCGCCTGCGCCGTCGTGTACGCGCTCGCCGACCGGGGCGTCGTCCGCGTCGACGGACAGGTCCAGGGCATCCTGTCCATCCTCGTCATCGGCGCCG
The DNA window shown above is from Streptomyces akebiae and carries:
- a CDS encoding cryptochrome/photolyase family protein; this translates as MNVSVVLFTSDLRLHDHPPLRAALDGSRQVVPMFVRDRAVAAAGFAVPNRLAFLADCLRDLDSGLRERGGRLVVRSGDVVEEVCKVAAEAEADEVHLAADAGAYAQRREERLRRALEAAGVRLHVHETVTTAVDPGRVTPASSDHFSVFTPYFGHWSRQRLRDALTAPQTVRVPDGIGSEEPPSRAGLSGLSPELATGGETEGRARLTAWLRSGIEAYEDRHDDLAGDATSRLSPHLHFGTLSPVELVHRARRAGGPGAEAFVRQLAWRDFNRQVLAVRPAAASVDYRARHDSWRSAPDEVEAWREGRTGYPVVDAAMRQLRHEGWMHNRGRLLTASFLTKTLYVDWRVGARHFLDLLVDGDVANNQLNWQWVAGTGTDTRPNRVLNPVTQAKRYDPEGEYVRRWVPELADVAGPAVHEPWKLPGLDRAALDYPEPIVELAEGRERFLRGRKS
- a CDS encoding MarR family winged helix-turn-helix transcriptional regulator, producing MNDPARQPGDDGGGAVGAPTDLHAFAVALRRMNGEINRLVHAFAGDHGLHATDVQALAAILDAEAPMTPKRLREHLGLTSGAVTACVDRLERAGHVRRVRESADRRVVHLYYAADARGAARTYFRPLAAATEAARSRFTAEELAVVLRFLAAMNEELGAGADHPR